In Heterodontus francisci isolate sHetFra1 chromosome 46, sHetFra1.hap1, whole genome shotgun sequence, a single window of DNA contains:
- the LOC137356804 gene encoding phosphatidylinositol 4-phosphate 5-kinase type-1 alpha-like isoform X5: MAAEGSSGAAGLSSRRVPSSEMASSSLYGTQLRRKGHRGVDSTGETTYKKTTSSALRGAIQLGITHTVGSLSTKPERDVLMQDFYVVESIFFPSEGSNLTPAHHYSDFRFKTYAPVAFRYFRELFGIRPDDYLYSLCNESLIELSNPGASGSVFYVSADDEFIIKTVQHKEAEFLQKLLPGYYMNLNQNPRTLLPKFFGLYCIQSGGNNIRLVVMNNLLPRVMKMHLKYDLKGSTYKRKASQREREKPRPTFKDLDFMQDIPDGLYLDTDMHSALCKTIQRDCLVLQSFKIMDYSLLVGIHNVDIASREQGIEGLQGGTDGIGPSDSRRPTGQRSLYFTAVEAIQGESRLGGTSETDELMGGIPARNSKGERLMLYIGIIDILQSYRFIKKLEHSWKALVHDGDTVSVHRPGFYAERFQRFMCSMVFKKIPLKPSPSKKSRIGMASTRRPAAGGAGQPPPEESKTQADNKEVTHAVIEPGVYQGRPDILPRTPPLDEAASVSATTTLSNSSLADPGGLDSTGTNSPVSSETDGV; the protein is encoded by the exons GGTTATCTTCCAGAAGAGTGCCATCTTCAGAG ATGGCAAGCTCCTCTTTGTATGGCACACAGTTGAGAAGGAAAGGGCACCGAGGAGTGGATTCCACTGGTGAAACTACATACAAGAAG ACGACCTCCTCTGCCCTCAGAGGCGCCATTCAGCTGGGGATCACGCACACGGTGGGGAGCCTCAGCACCAAGCCCGAGCGGGATGTCCTCATGCAGGATTTCTACGTGGTGGAGAGCATTTTCTTCCCCAG TGAAGGAAGCAACTTGACGCCAGCCCATCACTACTCCGATTTCCGGTTTAAAACCTACGCACCTGTAGCGTTCCGGTACTTCCGGGAGCTGTTTGGTATTCGTCCAGATGACTATTTG TATTCTCTGTGTAACGAGTCGCTGATTGAGCTGTCTAATCCTGGTGCTAGTGGATCCGTCTTCTATGTGTCAGCTGATGATGAGTTTATCATTAAAACAGTTCAGCACAAGGAGGCGGAGTTCTTACAGAAGCTGCTCCCTGGATATTATATG aACTTGAATCAGAACCCTCGCACGCTGCTGCCCAAGTTCTTTGGGCTCTACTGCATCCAGTCAGGCGGCAACAACATTCGGCTGGTGGTCATGAACAACTTGCTGCCTCGGGTGATGAAAATGCACCTGAAATATGACCTGAAAGGGTCGACCTACAAACGCAAGGCCTCTCAGAGGGAGCGTGAGAAGCCACGGCCAACTTTCAAAGACCTGGACTTCATGCAAGACATCCCCGATGGCCTTTATCTGGATACTGATATGCACAGTGCCTTATGTAAAACAATTCAGAGAGACTGTTTG GTATTGCAAAGCTTTAAAATCATGGACTACAGCTTGCTGGTTGGGATCCATAACGTGGATATAGCCAGCCGGGAGCAGGGGATTGAGGGGCTGCAAGGCGGCACGGATGGCATTGGACCGTCAGATAGCAGGAGACCCACTGGCCAGCGATCTCTTTATTTCACGGCGGTAGAGGCCATCCAGGGTGAATCGCGGCTGGGAGGCACCAGTGAGACGGACGAGTT GATGGGGGGCATTCCAGCTCGGAACTCCAAAGGCGAGCGGCTCATGTTGTACATCGGCATCATAGACATCTTACAATCTTATAG ATTTATAAAGAAGTTGGAACATTCCTGGAAGGCCCTTGTACATGATGGG GATACAGTATCTGTGCACAGACCAGGGTTTTATGCTGAGCGATTTCAGAGATTCATGTGCAGCATGGTCTTCAAGAAGATACCAC TCAAACCATCCCCATCAAAGAAAAGCCGAATCGGTATGGCATCAACACGCCGGCCTGCAGCGGGAGGGGCTGGGCAGCCACCTCCAGAGGAGAGTAAAACTCAGGCGGATAACAAGGAGGTGACTCACGCAGTAATAGAACCAG GAGTGTATCAAGGGCGCCCCGACATCCTACCCAGGACCCCACCATTAGATGAGGCTGCTAGTGTTTCTGCAACCACAACCTTGTCCAATTCTTCTCTTGCAGACCCTGGAGGGTTGGACAGCACAGGAACAAATTCTCCAGTCTCAAG TGAAACGGACGGCGTGTAA
- the LOC137356804 gene encoding phosphatidylinositol 4-phosphate 5-kinase type-1 alpha-like isoform X6, protein MQDFYVVESIFFPSEGSNLTPAHHYSDFRFKTYAPVAFRYFRELFGIRPDDYLYSLCNESLIELSNPGASGSVFYVSADDEFIIKTVQHKEAEFLQKLLPGYYMNLNQNPRTLLPKFFGLYCIQSGGNNIRLVVMNNLLPRVMKMHLKYDLKGSTYKRKASQREREKPRPTFKDLDFMQDIPDGLYLDTDMHSALCKTIQRDCLVLQSFKIMDYSLLVGIHNVDIASREQGIEGLQGGTDGIGPSDSRRPTGQRSLYFTAVEAIQGESRLGGTSETDELMGGIPARNSKGERLMLYIGIIDILQSYRFIKKLEHSWKALVHDGDTVSVHRPGFYAERFQRFMCSMVFKKIPLKPSPSKKSRIGMASTRRPAAGGAGQPPPEESKTQADNKEVTHAVIEPGVYQGRPDILPRTPPLDEAASVSATTTLSNSSLADPGGLDSTGTNSPVSRPLGLDGHAADQTEPQQNVQVVSSVESISPIVLQPAAGTLHSELSIESKAEEGTRCRDTLLETEICFTEAS, encoded by the exons ATGCAGGATTTCTACGTGGTGGAGAGCATTTTCTTCCCCAG TGAAGGAAGCAACTTGACGCCAGCCCATCACTACTCCGATTTCCGGTTTAAAACCTACGCACCTGTAGCGTTCCGGTACTTCCGGGAGCTGTTTGGTATTCGTCCAGATGACTATTTG TATTCTCTGTGTAACGAGTCGCTGATTGAGCTGTCTAATCCTGGTGCTAGTGGATCCGTCTTCTATGTGTCAGCTGATGATGAGTTTATCATTAAAACAGTTCAGCACAAGGAGGCGGAGTTCTTACAGAAGCTGCTCCCTGGATATTATATG aACTTGAATCAGAACCCTCGCACGCTGCTGCCCAAGTTCTTTGGGCTCTACTGCATCCAGTCAGGCGGCAACAACATTCGGCTGGTGGTCATGAACAACTTGCTGCCTCGGGTGATGAAAATGCACCTGAAATATGACCTGAAAGGGTCGACCTACAAACGCAAGGCCTCTCAGAGGGAGCGTGAGAAGCCACGGCCAACTTTCAAAGACCTGGACTTCATGCAAGACATCCCCGATGGCCTTTATCTGGATACTGATATGCACAGTGCCTTATGTAAAACAATTCAGAGAGACTGTTTG GTATTGCAAAGCTTTAAAATCATGGACTACAGCTTGCTGGTTGGGATCCATAACGTGGATATAGCCAGCCGGGAGCAGGGGATTGAGGGGCTGCAAGGCGGCACGGATGGCATTGGACCGTCAGATAGCAGGAGACCCACTGGCCAGCGATCTCTTTATTTCACGGCGGTAGAGGCCATCCAGGGTGAATCGCGGCTGGGAGGCACCAGTGAGACGGACGAGTT GATGGGGGGCATTCCAGCTCGGAACTCCAAAGGCGAGCGGCTCATGTTGTACATCGGCATCATAGACATCTTACAATCTTATAG ATTTATAAAGAAGTTGGAACATTCCTGGAAGGCCCTTGTACATGATGGG GATACAGTATCTGTGCACAGACCAGGGTTTTATGCTGAGCGATTTCAGAGATTCATGTGCAGCATGGTCTTCAAGAAGATACCAC TCAAACCATCCCCATCAAAGAAAAGCCGAATCGGTATGGCATCAACACGCCGGCCTGCAGCGGGAGGGGCTGGGCAGCCACCTCCAGAGGAGAGTAAAACTCAGGCGGATAACAAGGAGGTGACTCACGCAGTAATAGAACCAG GAGTGTATCAAGGGCGCCCCGACATCCTACCCAGGACCCCACCATTAGATGAGGCTGCTAGTGTTTCTGCAACCACAACCTTGTCCAATTCTTCTCTTGCAGACCCTGGAGGGTTGGACAGCACAGGAACAAATTCTCCAGTCTCAAG GCCGCTAGGATTAGATGGACATGCGGCTGATCAGACTGAACCACAACAGAACGTGCAAGTTGTCAGCAGCGTAGAAAG taTTTCTCCAATTGTTTTGCAGCCAGCCGCAGGGACCCTCCATTCAGAGCTGTCCATTGAGTCAAAAGCAGAGGAAGGCACCAGGTGCCGTGACACGCTGCTAGAAACTGAAATCTGCTTC ACTGAAGCCAGCTAA
- the LOC137356804 gene encoding phosphatidylinositol 4-phosphate 5-kinase type-1 alpha-like isoform X2 has protein sequence MAAEGSSGAAGLSSRRVPSSEMASSSLYGTQLRRKGHRGVDSTGETTYKKTTSSALRGAIQLGITHTVGSLSTKPERDVLMQDFYVVESIFFPSEGSNLTPAHHYSDFRFKTYAPVAFRYFRELFGIRPDDYLYSLCNESLIELSNPGASGSVFYVSADDEFIIKTVQHKEAEFLQKLLPGYYMNLNQNPRTLLPKFFGLYCIQSGGNNIRLVVMNNLLPRVMKMHLKYDLKGSTYKRKASQREREKPRPTFKDLDFMQDIPDGLYLDTDMHSALCKTIQRDCLVLQSFKIMDYSLLVGIHNVDIASREQGIEGLQGGTDGIGPSDSRRPTGQRSLYFTAVEAIQGESRLGGTSETDELMGGIPARNSKGERLMLYIGIIDILQSYRFIKKLEHSWKALVHDGDTVSVHRPGFYAERFQRFMCSMVFKKIPLKPSPSKKSRIGMASTRRPAAGGAGQPPPEESKTQADNKEVTHAVIEPGVYQGRPDILPRTPPLDEAASVSATTTLSNSSLADPGGLDSTGTNSPVSRPLGLDGHAADQTEPQQNVQVVSSVESISPIVLQPAAGTLHSELSIESKAEEGTRCRDTLLETEICF, from the exons GGTTATCTTCCAGAAGAGTGCCATCTTCAGAG ATGGCAAGCTCCTCTTTGTATGGCACACAGTTGAGAAGGAAAGGGCACCGAGGAGTGGATTCCACTGGTGAAACTACATACAAGAAG ACGACCTCCTCTGCCCTCAGAGGCGCCATTCAGCTGGGGATCACGCACACGGTGGGGAGCCTCAGCACCAAGCCCGAGCGGGATGTCCTCATGCAGGATTTCTACGTGGTGGAGAGCATTTTCTTCCCCAG TGAAGGAAGCAACTTGACGCCAGCCCATCACTACTCCGATTTCCGGTTTAAAACCTACGCACCTGTAGCGTTCCGGTACTTCCGGGAGCTGTTTGGTATTCGTCCAGATGACTATTTG TATTCTCTGTGTAACGAGTCGCTGATTGAGCTGTCTAATCCTGGTGCTAGTGGATCCGTCTTCTATGTGTCAGCTGATGATGAGTTTATCATTAAAACAGTTCAGCACAAGGAGGCGGAGTTCTTACAGAAGCTGCTCCCTGGATATTATATG aACTTGAATCAGAACCCTCGCACGCTGCTGCCCAAGTTCTTTGGGCTCTACTGCATCCAGTCAGGCGGCAACAACATTCGGCTGGTGGTCATGAACAACTTGCTGCCTCGGGTGATGAAAATGCACCTGAAATATGACCTGAAAGGGTCGACCTACAAACGCAAGGCCTCTCAGAGGGAGCGTGAGAAGCCACGGCCAACTTTCAAAGACCTGGACTTCATGCAAGACATCCCCGATGGCCTTTATCTGGATACTGATATGCACAGTGCCTTATGTAAAACAATTCAGAGAGACTGTTTG GTATTGCAAAGCTTTAAAATCATGGACTACAGCTTGCTGGTTGGGATCCATAACGTGGATATAGCCAGCCGGGAGCAGGGGATTGAGGGGCTGCAAGGCGGCACGGATGGCATTGGACCGTCAGATAGCAGGAGACCCACTGGCCAGCGATCTCTTTATTTCACGGCGGTAGAGGCCATCCAGGGTGAATCGCGGCTGGGAGGCACCAGTGAGACGGACGAGTT GATGGGGGGCATTCCAGCTCGGAACTCCAAAGGCGAGCGGCTCATGTTGTACATCGGCATCATAGACATCTTACAATCTTATAG ATTTATAAAGAAGTTGGAACATTCCTGGAAGGCCCTTGTACATGATGGG GATACAGTATCTGTGCACAGACCAGGGTTTTATGCTGAGCGATTTCAGAGATTCATGTGCAGCATGGTCTTCAAGAAGATACCAC TCAAACCATCCCCATCAAAGAAAAGCCGAATCGGTATGGCATCAACACGCCGGCCTGCAGCGGGAGGGGCTGGGCAGCCACCTCCAGAGGAGAGTAAAACTCAGGCGGATAACAAGGAGGTGACTCACGCAGTAATAGAACCAG GAGTGTATCAAGGGCGCCCCGACATCCTACCCAGGACCCCACCATTAGATGAGGCTGCTAGTGTTTCTGCAACCACAACCTTGTCCAATTCTTCTCTTGCAGACCCTGGAGGGTTGGACAGCACAGGAACAAATTCTCCAGTCTCAAG GCCGCTAGGATTAGATGGACATGCGGCTGATCAGACTGAACCACAACAGAACGTGCAAGTTGTCAGCAGCGTAGAAAG taTTTCTCCAATTGTTTTGCAGCCAGCCGCAGGGACCCTCCATTCAGAGCTGTCCATTGAGTCAAAAGCAGAGGAAGGCACCAGGTGCCGTGACACGCTGCTAGAAACTGAAATCTGCTTC TGA
- the LOC137356804 gene encoding phosphatidylinositol 4-phosphate 5-kinase type-1 alpha-like isoform X3, with protein MAAEGSSGAAGLSSRRVPSSEMASSSLYGTQLRRKGHRGVDSTGETTYKKTTSSALRGAIQLGITHTVGSLSTKPERDVLMQDFYVVESIFFPSEGSNLTPAHHYSDFRFKTYAPVAFRYFRELFGIRPDDYLYSLCNESLIELSNPGASGSVFYVSADDEFIIKTVQHKEAEFLQKLLPGYYMNLNQNPRTLLPKFFGLYCIQSGGNNIRLVVMNNLLPRVMKMHLKYDLKGSTYKRKASQREREKPRPTFKDLDFMQDIPDGLYLDTDMHSALCKTIQRDCLVLQSFKIMDYSLLVGIHNVDIASREQGIEGLQGGTDGIGPSDSRRPTGQRSLYFTAVEAIQGESRLGGTSETDELMGGIPARNSKGERLMLYIGIIDILQSYRFIKKLEHSWKALVHDGDTVSVHRPGFYAERFQRFMCSMVFKKIPLKPSPSKKSRIGMASTRRPAAGGAGQPPPEESKTQADNKEVTHAVIEPGVYQGRPDILPRTPPLDEAASVSATTTLSNSSLADPGGLDSTGTNSPVSRPLGLDGHAADQTEPQQNVQVVSSVERLKPAKQNVDTGT; from the exons GGTTATCTTCCAGAAGAGTGCCATCTTCAGAG ATGGCAAGCTCCTCTTTGTATGGCACACAGTTGAGAAGGAAAGGGCACCGAGGAGTGGATTCCACTGGTGAAACTACATACAAGAAG ACGACCTCCTCTGCCCTCAGAGGCGCCATTCAGCTGGGGATCACGCACACGGTGGGGAGCCTCAGCACCAAGCCCGAGCGGGATGTCCTCATGCAGGATTTCTACGTGGTGGAGAGCATTTTCTTCCCCAG TGAAGGAAGCAACTTGACGCCAGCCCATCACTACTCCGATTTCCGGTTTAAAACCTACGCACCTGTAGCGTTCCGGTACTTCCGGGAGCTGTTTGGTATTCGTCCAGATGACTATTTG TATTCTCTGTGTAACGAGTCGCTGATTGAGCTGTCTAATCCTGGTGCTAGTGGATCCGTCTTCTATGTGTCAGCTGATGATGAGTTTATCATTAAAACAGTTCAGCACAAGGAGGCGGAGTTCTTACAGAAGCTGCTCCCTGGATATTATATG aACTTGAATCAGAACCCTCGCACGCTGCTGCCCAAGTTCTTTGGGCTCTACTGCATCCAGTCAGGCGGCAACAACATTCGGCTGGTGGTCATGAACAACTTGCTGCCTCGGGTGATGAAAATGCACCTGAAATATGACCTGAAAGGGTCGACCTACAAACGCAAGGCCTCTCAGAGGGAGCGTGAGAAGCCACGGCCAACTTTCAAAGACCTGGACTTCATGCAAGACATCCCCGATGGCCTTTATCTGGATACTGATATGCACAGTGCCTTATGTAAAACAATTCAGAGAGACTGTTTG GTATTGCAAAGCTTTAAAATCATGGACTACAGCTTGCTGGTTGGGATCCATAACGTGGATATAGCCAGCCGGGAGCAGGGGATTGAGGGGCTGCAAGGCGGCACGGATGGCATTGGACCGTCAGATAGCAGGAGACCCACTGGCCAGCGATCTCTTTATTTCACGGCGGTAGAGGCCATCCAGGGTGAATCGCGGCTGGGAGGCACCAGTGAGACGGACGAGTT GATGGGGGGCATTCCAGCTCGGAACTCCAAAGGCGAGCGGCTCATGTTGTACATCGGCATCATAGACATCTTACAATCTTATAG ATTTATAAAGAAGTTGGAACATTCCTGGAAGGCCCTTGTACATGATGGG GATACAGTATCTGTGCACAGACCAGGGTTTTATGCTGAGCGATTTCAGAGATTCATGTGCAGCATGGTCTTCAAGAAGATACCAC TCAAACCATCCCCATCAAAGAAAAGCCGAATCGGTATGGCATCAACACGCCGGCCTGCAGCGGGAGGGGCTGGGCAGCCACCTCCAGAGGAGAGTAAAACTCAGGCGGATAACAAGGAGGTGACTCACGCAGTAATAGAACCAG GAGTGTATCAAGGGCGCCCCGACATCCTACCCAGGACCCCACCATTAGATGAGGCTGCTAGTGTTTCTGCAACCACAACCTTGTCCAATTCTTCTCTTGCAGACCCTGGAGGGTTGGACAGCACAGGAACAAATTCTCCAGTCTCAAG GCCGCTAGGATTAGATGGACATGCGGCTGATCAGACTGAACCACAACAGAACGTGCAAGTTGTCAGCAGCGTAGAAAG ACTGAAGCCAGCTAAGCAGAATGTCGACACTGGTACCTAG
- the LOC137356804 gene encoding phosphatidylinositol 4-phosphate 5-kinase type-1 alpha-like isoform X1: MAAEGSSGAAGLSSRRVPSSEMASSSLYGTQLRRKGHRGVDSTGETTYKKTTSSALRGAIQLGITHTVGSLSTKPERDVLMQDFYVVESIFFPSEGSNLTPAHHYSDFRFKTYAPVAFRYFRELFGIRPDDYLYSLCNESLIELSNPGASGSVFYVSADDEFIIKTVQHKEAEFLQKLLPGYYMNLNQNPRTLLPKFFGLYCIQSGGNNIRLVVMNNLLPRVMKMHLKYDLKGSTYKRKASQREREKPRPTFKDLDFMQDIPDGLYLDTDMHSALCKTIQRDCLVLQSFKIMDYSLLVGIHNVDIASREQGIEGLQGGTDGIGPSDSRRPTGQRSLYFTAVEAIQGESRLGGTSETDELMGGIPARNSKGERLMLYIGIIDILQSYRFIKKLEHSWKALVHDGDTVSVHRPGFYAERFQRFMCSMVFKKIPLKPSPSKKSRIGMASTRRPAAGGAGQPPPEESKTQADNKEVTHAVIEPGVYQGRPDILPRTPPLDEAASVSATTTLSNSSLADPGGLDSTGTNSPVSRPLGLDGHAADQTEPQQNVQVVSSVESISPIVLQPAAGTLHSELSIESKAEEGTRCRDTLLETEICFTEAS, encoded by the exons GGTTATCTTCCAGAAGAGTGCCATCTTCAGAG ATGGCAAGCTCCTCTTTGTATGGCACACAGTTGAGAAGGAAAGGGCACCGAGGAGTGGATTCCACTGGTGAAACTACATACAAGAAG ACGACCTCCTCTGCCCTCAGAGGCGCCATTCAGCTGGGGATCACGCACACGGTGGGGAGCCTCAGCACCAAGCCCGAGCGGGATGTCCTCATGCAGGATTTCTACGTGGTGGAGAGCATTTTCTTCCCCAG TGAAGGAAGCAACTTGACGCCAGCCCATCACTACTCCGATTTCCGGTTTAAAACCTACGCACCTGTAGCGTTCCGGTACTTCCGGGAGCTGTTTGGTATTCGTCCAGATGACTATTTG TATTCTCTGTGTAACGAGTCGCTGATTGAGCTGTCTAATCCTGGTGCTAGTGGATCCGTCTTCTATGTGTCAGCTGATGATGAGTTTATCATTAAAACAGTTCAGCACAAGGAGGCGGAGTTCTTACAGAAGCTGCTCCCTGGATATTATATG aACTTGAATCAGAACCCTCGCACGCTGCTGCCCAAGTTCTTTGGGCTCTACTGCATCCAGTCAGGCGGCAACAACATTCGGCTGGTGGTCATGAACAACTTGCTGCCTCGGGTGATGAAAATGCACCTGAAATATGACCTGAAAGGGTCGACCTACAAACGCAAGGCCTCTCAGAGGGAGCGTGAGAAGCCACGGCCAACTTTCAAAGACCTGGACTTCATGCAAGACATCCCCGATGGCCTTTATCTGGATACTGATATGCACAGTGCCTTATGTAAAACAATTCAGAGAGACTGTTTG GTATTGCAAAGCTTTAAAATCATGGACTACAGCTTGCTGGTTGGGATCCATAACGTGGATATAGCCAGCCGGGAGCAGGGGATTGAGGGGCTGCAAGGCGGCACGGATGGCATTGGACCGTCAGATAGCAGGAGACCCACTGGCCAGCGATCTCTTTATTTCACGGCGGTAGAGGCCATCCAGGGTGAATCGCGGCTGGGAGGCACCAGTGAGACGGACGAGTT GATGGGGGGCATTCCAGCTCGGAACTCCAAAGGCGAGCGGCTCATGTTGTACATCGGCATCATAGACATCTTACAATCTTATAG ATTTATAAAGAAGTTGGAACATTCCTGGAAGGCCCTTGTACATGATGGG GATACAGTATCTGTGCACAGACCAGGGTTTTATGCTGAGCGATTTCAGAGATTCATGTGCAGCATGGTCTTCAAGAAGATACCAC TCAAACCATCCCCATCAAAGAAAAGCCGAATCGGTATGGCATCAACACGCCGGCCTGCAGCGGGAGGGGCTGGGCAGCCACCTCCAGAGGAGAGTAAAACTCAGGCGGATAACAAGGAGGTGACTCACGCAGTAATAGAACCAG GAGTGTATCAAGGGCGCCCCGACATCCTACCCAGGACCCCACCATTAGATGAGGCTGCTAGTGTTTCTGCAACCACAACCTTGTCCAATTCTTCTCTTGCAGACCCTGGAGGGTTGGACAGCACAGGAACAAATTCTCCAGTCTCAAG GCCGCTAGGATTAGATGGACATGCGGCTGATCAGACTGAACCACAACAGAACGTGCAAGTTGTCAGCAGCGTAGAAAG taTTTCTCCAATTGTTTTGCAGCCAGCCGCAGGGACCCTCCATTCAGAGCTGTCCATTGAGTCAAAAGCAGAGGAAGGCACCAGGTGCCGTGACACGCTGCTAGAAACTGAAATCTGCTTC ACTGAAGCCAGCTAA
- the LOC137356804 gene encoding phosphatidylinositol 4-phosphate 5-kinase type-1 alpha-like isoform X4 — protein MAAEGSSGAAGLSSRRVPSSEMASSSLYGTQLRRKGHRGVDSTGETTYKKTTSSALRGAIQLGITHTVGSLSTKPERDVLMQDFYVVESIFFPSEGSNLTPAHHYSDFRFKTYAPVAFRYFRELFGIRPDDYLYSLCNESLIELSNPGASGSVFYVSADDEFIIKTVQHKEAEFLQKLLPGYYMNLNQNPRTLLPKFFGLYCIQSGGNNIRLVVMNNLLPRVMKMHLKYDLKGSTYKRKASQREREKPRPTFKDLDFMQDIPDGLYLDTDMHSALCKTIQRDCLVLQSFKIMDYSLLVGIHNVDIASREQGIEGLQGGTDGIGPSDSRRPTGQRSLYFTAVEAIQGESRLGGTSETDELMGGIPARNSKGERLMLYIGIIDILQSYRFIKKLEHSWKALVHDGDTVSVHRPGFYAERFQRFMCSMVFKKIPLKPSPSKKSRIGMASTRRPAAGGAGQPPPEESKTQADNKEVTHAVIEPGVYQGRPDILPRTPPLDEAASVSATTTLSNSSLADPGGLDSTGTNSPVSRPLGLDGHAADQTEPQQNVQVVSSVESETDGV, from the exons GGTTATCTTCCAGAAGAGTGCCATCTTCAGAG ATGGCAAGCTCCTCTTTGTATGGCACACAGTTGAGAAGGAAAGGGCACCGAGGAGTGGATTCCACTGGTGAAACTACATACAAGAAG ACGACCTCCTCTGCCCTCAGAGGCGCCATTCAGCTGGGGATCACGCACACGGTGGGGAGCCTCAGCACCAAGCCCGAGCGGGATGTCCTCATGCAGGATTTCTACGTGGTGGAGAGCATTTTCTTCCCCAG TGAAGGAAGCAACTTGACGCCAGCCCATCACTACTCCGATTTCCGGTTTAAAACCTACGCACCTGTAGCGTTCCGGTACTTCCGGGAGCTGTTTGGTATTCGTCCAGATGACTATTTG TATTCTCTGTGTAACGAGTCGCTGATTGAGCTGTCTAATCCTGGTGCTAGTGGATCCGTCTTCTATGTGTCAGCTGATGATGAGTTTATCATTAAAACAGTTCAGCACAAGGAGGCGGAGTTCTTACAGAAGCTGCTCCCTGGATATTATATG aACTTGAATCAGAACCCTCGCACGCTGCTGCCCAAGTTCTTTGGGCTCTACTGCATCCAGTCAGGCGGCAACAACATTCGGCTGGTGGTCATGAACAACTTGCTGCCTCGGGTGATGAAAATGCACCTGAAATATGACCTGAAAGGGTCGACCTACAAACGCAAGGCCTCTCAGAGGGAGCGTGAGAAGCCACGGCCAACTTTCAAAGACCTGGACTTCATGCAAGACATCCCCGATGGCCTTTATCTGGATACTGATATGCACAGTGCCTTATGTAAAACAATTCAGAGAGACTGTTTG GTATTGCAAAGCTTTAAAATCATGGACTACAGCTTGCTGGTTGGGATCCATAACGTGGATATAGCCAGCCGGGAGCAGGGGATTGAGGGGCTGCAAGGCGGCACGGATGGCATTGGACCGTCAGATAGCAGGAGACCCACTGGCCAGCGATCTCTTTATTTCACGGCGGTAGAGGCCATCCAGGGTGAATCGCGGCTGGGAGGCACCAGTGAGACGGACGAGTT GATGGGGGGCATTCCAGCTCGGAACTCCAAAGGCGAGCGGCTCATGTTGTACATCGGCATCATAGACATCTTACAATCTTATAG ATTTATAAAGAAGTTGGAACATTCCTGGAAGGCCCTTGTACATGATGGG GATACAGTATCTGTGCACAGACCAGGGTTTTATGCTGAGCGATTTCAGAGATTCATGTGCAGCATGGTCTTCAAGAAGATACCAC TCAAACCATCCCCATCAAAGAAAAGCCGAATCGGTATGGCATCAACACGCCGGCCTGCAGCGGGAGGGGCTGGGCAGCCACCTCCAGAGGAGAGTAAAACTCAGGCGGATAACAAGGAGGTGACTCACGCAGTAATAGAACCAG GAGTGTATCAAGGGCGCCCCGACATCCTACCCAGGACCCCACCATTAGATGAGGCTGCTAGTGTTTCTGCAACCACAACCTTGTCCAATTCTTCTCTTGCAGACCCTGGAGGGTTGGACAGCACAGGAACAAATTCTCCAGTCTCAAG GCCGCTAGGATTAGATGGACATGCGGCTGATCAGACTGAACCACAACAGAACGTGCAAGTTGTCAGCAGCGTAGAAAG TGAAACGGACGGCGTGTAA